The DNA region ATCCCAATTCACCTTTTGGAGATTCAGTAGCAACATAAACTTCACCTTTTGGAGGTCTCATACCTTGTGTCACTAATACAAAGTGTTGCATTAAAGAGTAATTTTGAGTCATAATTTGCTCTTTTGGTGCAGAGATATATTCTGGTGCATGAGCCATTAATTCAATTTTAGAATCTTTATACATTGGAATTAATTGTTTTAGTATCTTAATTGACTCTCGCATCTCTTGAATATAACATTTATACCTTCCATAAGCATCACCCGTTGTTGCAATAGGAATATCAAAATCTAATTCAGGATAAATTCCATAAGGCATCTCTTTTCTTAAATCCCATTTTATTCCTGTAGCTCTTAATGCAATCCCTGTTACACCCCAAGATTTTGCCAATTCTTGTGAAATTACTCCCACATTTTCAAGTCTCATTCTCCATATTCTATTTTCTGTTAACAAACCTTCATAGTTTTCTAACTCTTTTTCTAAAACTTGTAAATATTTTTCTAAATTTTCACACCATGAAGAGGGTAAATCTAAAGGAACTCCTCCAATTCTTACTGCACTATGAGTAAGTCTTGCTCCGCAATAATCTTCTATTAAATCAAGAGCATATTCTCTTTCTCTAAAAGTATATAAAAATACACTCATGGCTCCAACATCAAGAGCATGAGTAGCTAACCAAAAAATATGAGAAACAATTCTATTAAGTTCTAAAAGCATTGTTCTAATAATTTCTGCACGTCTTGGAACTTCTATATTTAAAAGTTTTTCAACTGCCAAGGCAAAACCATAATTATTCGAAGTTGCTGCAATATAATCCATTCTATCAGTAGTTGGCAAGAATTCATTATAAATCATATTTTCAGCCATTTTTTCCATACCTCTATGAAGGTATCCTATATCTGGTCTTGCTTTTACAACTTCTTCACCTTTAAGTTCTAAAATAAGTCTCATTTGACCATGAGCAGAAGGATGTTGTGGTCCAAAATTAACCACCATAGTGTTGTCTTCTCTTTCAAAATTTATATTTTCAAAAAAAGGTTTTAATCTATTAGGTGTCTGTTGCTGCATAATCTATTTTCTCTCTTTTAATATAACAGTATCGTCTTCTTTAAATTTTTTGATAAAAGCAACTCCATCCTCTTCTACATACTCTTTTGAACTTTTTTGTTCATTATTTGGTGTAACTTCAGTACCATAAGGAACTTCATGACCTAATCTTGAGAACCTTGTAGTATCATATCTATCAATAGCAGCTGCATCTCTAATCTCAGGACCTATAATATCTCTTGCTTCTTTTCCAAATATTTTATCTACTTCATACCAAGCTGCAAATTCATCTCCTTGTAAAGGATAAGTTTTTCTTAAAGGATGCCCTTGCCAATCATTAGGCATAAGAATTCTTTTCATATTTGGATGATTTAATATTTTTATTCCATACATATCATACATCTCTCGTTCTGCCCAATTTGCCATTTTAAATAGTCCATAAACAGAATTAATTGATTCTTTTTCTTGTATGAAAAATTTTAATCGCAATCTTTTGTGTTTACGCATTGATAAAAATTCATAAAAAATTTCAAATCCACCTTTTGAAGCTAAATAATCAATTGCCGAAATATCCATCATCATGTCATAATCAAGATTATTTTTTAAGATTTCAGCTACTTTCAAATTATCAACTGGATTTATATATATTACTAAATGCTCTTTTTCTATATAACTTTTTAAAATATTTACATTTGAAGTTAAATATTTTATATCATTTTCAAAGATTTCATCTTGACTAACATCAAGTTTAGCAATTGATGGAGTTACATAAAATCTATCACTAAAATAAGATTTTTGTTGTACATCTTTTTTATCTTTATACTCTCTCATATCAATCTCTTTTTCTTAATAGATCTAAAAATAGACTCTTTTCTAATCTTCTTTTGTAACATCATTAATGCATATTGTAAAGTTTCTGG from Malaciobacter molluscorum LMG 25693 includes:
- the nuoD gene encoding NADH dehydrogenase (quinone) subunit D is translated as MQQQTPNRLKPFFENINFEREDNTMVVNFGPQHPSAHGQMRLILELKGEEVVKARPDIGYLHRGMEKMAENMIYNEFLPTTDRMDYIAATSNNYGFALAVEKLLNIEVPRRAEIIRTMLLELNRIVSHIFWLATHALDVGAMSVFLYTFREREYALDLIEDYCGARLTHSAVRIGGVPLDLPSSWCENLEKYLQVLEKELENYEGLLTENRIWRMRLENVGVISQELAKSWGVTGIALRATGIKWDLRKEMPYGIYPELDFDIPIATTGDAYGRYKCYIQEMRESIKILKQLIPMYKDSKIELMAHAPEYISAPKEQIMTQNYSLMQHFVLVTQGMRPPKGEVYVATESPKGELGFMIVSDGTPYVYKLKVRAPSFFHTGLLEDLLPGLQLADVVTLIGNLNMVFGEIDR
- a CDS encoding NADH-quinone oxidoreductase subunit C encodes the protein MREYKDKKDVQQKSYFSDRFYVTPSIAKLDVSQDEIFENDIKYLTSNVNILKSYIEKEHLVIYINPVDNLKVAEILKNNLDYDMMMDISAIDYLASKGGFEIFYEFLSMRKHKRLRLKFFIQEKESINSVYGLFKMANWAEREMYDMYGIKILNHPNMKRILMPNDWQGHPLRKTYPLQGDEFAAWYEVDKIFGKEARDIIGPEIRDAAAIDRYDTTRFSRLGHEVPYGTEVTPNNEQKSSKEYVEEDGVAFIKKFKEDDTVILKERK